Proteins encoded by one window of Dryocola sp. LX212:
- a CDS encoding tellurite resistance TerB family protein, whose translation MSNWLQQIQSMLGQTGLTGQQSQTSQPSNGAAGNEQGLSKLLVPGALGGLAGLLLASKSSRKLLTKYGTSALLVGGGAVAGSVLWNKYKDRVRQTHQDEPQFGQQQSPVDVRTRRLIMALVFAAKSDGHIDDKERQVIDQQLRDANIEGPGRALIQEAIDQPLDPKRLAVDVKNEEEALELYFLSCAAIDVDHFMERSYLNALGDELKIPQDVRDGIEQDIKQQKLSLPG comes from the coding sequence ATGAGTAATTGGTTACAACAGATCCAGTCGATGCTCGGACAAACCGGCCTGACGGGCCAGCAATCCCAGACCTCACAGCCCTCGAACGGTGCCGCCGGAAACGAACAGGGGCTAAGCAAGCTGCTGGTGCCTGGCGCGCTGGGCGGCCTTGCCGGTCTGCTGCTGGCGAGCAAGTCCTCCCGTAAATTGCTTACCAAATACGGTACCAGCGCGCTGCTGGTGGGCGGCGGGGCCGTCGCGGGAAGCGTGCTGTGGAACAAATACAAGGACCGGGTGCGCCAGACGCATCAGGACGAACCGCAGTTCGGGCAGCAGCAATCTCCGGTAGACGTGCGCACGCGCCGGTTGATTATGGCGCTGGTGTTTGCCGCGAAGAGCGACGGGCATATTGATGACAAAGAGCGGCAGGTCATTGATCAGCAGCTCAGGGACGCCAATATCGAAGGGCCGGGGCGGGCGCTGATTCAGGAAGCCATCGACCAGCCGCTGGACCCAAAACGCCTCGCCGTGGACGTCAAAAACGAGGAAGAAGCCCTCGAGCTTTATTTCCTGAGCTGTGCGGCCATTGATGTCGATCATTTCATGGAACGCAGCTATCTCAACGCGTTAGGCGACGAGCTGAAAATCCCGCAGGATGTGCGTGACGGCATTGAACAGGATATCAAACAACAAAAGCTTAGCCTGCCGGGATAA
- the yebF gene encoding protein YebF, producing the protein MNKTGITLCTALCLSSFLAAAADPHKVKITPCEGLDADGIANVIKGDYQQNRIVSWPDDRKKLGQADPVAWVNSKEVTGKNDQWKVPLTIRGMNTDIHYTVLVDCKKGTADYQR; encoded by the coding sequence TCTTTGCCTGAGCAGTTTTCTTGCGGCCGCAGCGGATCCTCATAAAGTAAAAATTACGCCCTGCGAAGGGCTTGATGCGGACGGCATTGCCAACGTCATCAAAGGCGACTACCAGCAAAACCGCATTGTCAGCTGGCCGGACGATCGCAAAAAGCTGGGCCAGGCCGACCCGGTTGCCTGGGTAAACAGTAAAGAAGTCACCGGCAAGAACGACCAGTGGAAAGTTCCGCTTACCATTCGTGGTATGAACACGGATATCCATTACACCGTGCTGGTTGACTGTAAAAAAGGCACGGCTGACTACCAGCGATGA